A genomic segment from Alistipes senegalensis JC50 encodes:
- a CDS encoding DMT family transporter, translating to MNRVEGILWAALSSSTFGLAPLFTLLLIGAGYSSFEVLTYRWGVASLCLAAYGVATGCSFRLGGRQLGTVFLLSLFRAATSLSLVIAYQNIASGMASTIHFMYPLVVALAMMCFFRERGSVWTFAAVGLSIVGAVLLSQGNAGFARGNTTLGIVSSVVSVVAYGGYIVGVRKSRAVEIDSTVLTCYVMAFGALMFIVGGCFTGGIRLETDPHTWLYILGIALPATAVSNMALVRAIKCIGPTLTSILGAMEPLTAVVIGVWVFGEPFTAQGAGGILLIVAAVTTVVLHSRRA from the coding sequence ATGAATCGTGTCGAAGGTATTCTTTGGGCGGCCCTCTCGTCATCGACTTTCGGACTGGCTCCGCTGTTCACCCTGCTGCTGATCGGCGCGGGGTATTCGTCGTTTGAGGTGCTGACCTACCGCTGGGGCGTGGCGTCGCTCTGCTTGGCAGCCTACGGCGTGGCGACGGGGTGCAGTTTCCGGCTCGGCGGGCGTCAGCTGGGCACGGTGTTCCTGCTGAGCCTTTTCCGGGCCGCCACGTCGCTGAGCCTGGTGATCGCCTACCAGAACATCGCCAGCGGGATGGCTTCGACGATCCATTTCATGTATCCGCTGGTCGTGGCGCTGGCCATGATGTGCTTCTTCCGCGAGCGCGGCTCGGTGTGGACCTTCGCCGCCGTCGGCCTGTCGATCGTCGGGGCCGTGCTGCTGTCGCAGGGAAACGCTGGATTCGCACGCGGAAACACGACGCTGGGCATCGTGTCGTCGGTGGTGTCGGTCGTGGCCTACGGCGGCTACATCGTGGGCGTGCGTAAGAGCCGCGCCGTGGAGATCGACTCCACGGTGCTGACCTGCTATGTGATGGCTTTCGGTGCGCTGATGTTCATCGTCGGCGGATGTTTCACGGGCGGCATCCGTCTTGAAACCGATCCGCATACGTGGCTCTATATCCTCGGCATCGCCCTGCCCGCGACCGCCGTGTCGAACATGGCGCTGGTGCGGGCCATCAAGTGCATCGGGCCGACGCTGACCTCGATTCTCGGCGCTATGGAGCCGCTGACGGCCGTGGTGATCGGGGTGTGGGTCTTCGGCGAGCCCTTCACGGCGCAGGGGGCGGGAGGCATTCTGCTGATCGTCGCGGCGGTGACGACGGTGGTTCTGCACAGCCGGCGGGCCTGA
- a CDS encoding TonB-dependent receptor has translation MENIQAKQCPATHWRRWNRKGWSVFASLRRCWAIGVLSVGMSILLLATQGASAQNADTAAVLKTWRIREVGITGSQTAPVRSAQSHTPLFDRKAQAPAPVQTLEAALRLAPSVDVRERGGKGAQADIFIRGGSFDQTMVLLNGIDFTDARTGHQSHALPVDLDCISSVELLDGVPGVGAYAGAVNIRTAPLRPTYLRFEGSGGQYGYAYANLSGAVTSGRFSVLGAASYRRSDGYRHNTDFSNYNAFVRATCDGGPAGFFDLQAGWQDRDFGSNGFYAAYNPDQWEHTATALASLRWLKTAGRFSLGAAVSYRKNFDRYDWTRGTAMNRHNTDNAGAKAWADCDWAAGKTSLGADWAFNHIYSTNLGEKLAVPEGHYTHAKARHTGNIWLRHAKEWRHFDAAASAGVSLTPYGTSALWSLSAGWTPVEELRVGAGVWQSMRLPTFTDLYYTSPAQINNLDLVPEHAVTYRIGADYLKHCWNISAQVYYRAGRDIIDWVWREDMGDKWHSEQSSRLDTFGAELAGGYASAEGFLRRVTLSYGYITTDRNADVIARSAMDFMRHKAALAVEVRFLRRMSLALTGSVYDRNGSYTHYPVAGDASVTEVRSYEPYFLLDGRLSWEKGICRLYVDATNITDTRYCDIGGIRLPGFWCTGGVVLTIGR, from the coding sequence ATGGAAAACATCCAGGCAAAACAATGCCCCGCTACTCACTGGCGGCGTTGGAACCGCAAGGGCTGGTCGGTCTTTGCGAGTCTGCGCCGCTGCTGGGCGATCGGGGTTCTCTCCGTCGGGATGTCGATCCTGTTGCTTGCGACGCAGGGTGCGTCCGCGCAGAATGCCGATACGGCCGCTGTCCTCAAAACGTGGAGGATACGGGAGGTCGGCATCACGGGGAGCCAGACGGCTCCCGTGCGCAGCGCCCAGTCGCACACCCCGCTTTTCGACCGGAAAGCTCAGGCCCCGGCGCCTGTCCAGACTCTGGAAGCCGCCCTGCGCCTCGCTCCTTCGGTCGATGTCCGCGAGCGCGGAGGCAAGGGAGCACAGGCCGACATCTTCATCCGGGGAGGCTCTTTCGACCAGACCATGGTCCTTCTCAACGGCATCGACTTCACCGATGCACGCACCGGACACCAGTCCCACGCGCTGCCCGTCGATCTCGACTGCATTTCGTCCGTCGAACTGCTCGACGGTGTGCCGGGCGTCGGCGCCTATGCCGGGGCGGTGAACATCCGCACCGCGCCGCTGCGGCCCACCTACCTGCGCTTCGAGGGTTCGGGCGGCCAGTACGGCTATGCCTATGCCAACCTCTCGGGAGCGGTGACCTCGGGCCGTTTTTCGGTGCTCGGGGCGGCCTCTTACCGCCGCAGCGACGGCTACCGGCACAACACCGATTTCTCGAATTACAACGCTTTCGTGCGTGCGACCTGCGACGGCGGGCCGGCCGGGTTCTTCGACCTGCAAGCCGGGTGGCAGGACCGCGATTTCGGCTCCAACGGCTTTTATGCGGCTTACAATCCCGACCAATGGGAGCACACCGCAACGGCGCTGGCGTCGTTGCGGTGGCTGAAGACCGCGGGCCGCTTCTCGCTGGGAGCCGCCGTGAGCTACCGCAAGAATTTCGACCGCTACGACTGGACGCGCGGAACGGCGATGAACCGTCACAACACGGACAATGCGGGTGCGAAAGCGTGGGCCGACTGCGATTGGGCGGCGGGTAAGACCTCGCTGGGCGCCGACTGGGCCTTCAACCATATTTACAGCACGAATCTGGGCGAGAAACTCGCGGTTCCCGAAGGGCACTACACCCACGCCAAGGCGCGCCATACGGGCAACATCTGGCTGCGGCACGCGAAGGAGTGGCGGCATTTCGATGCGGCCGCTTCGGCGGGCGTCAGCCTCACACCCTACGGCACATCGGCGTTGTGGAGCCTTTCGGCCGGGTGGACGCCCGTCGAGGAGCTGCGCGTCGGCGCAGGGGTGTGGCAGTCGATGCGCCTGCCGACCTTCACGGACCTCTACTACACGTCGCCGGCCCAGATCAACAATCTTGATCTCGTGCCGGAACACGCTGTGACATACCGTATCGGCGCCGATTATCTCAAGCATTGCTGGAACATTTCGGCGCAGGTTTACTACCGGGCCGGACGCGACATCATCGACTGGGTGTGGCGCGAGGATATGGGCGACAAATGGCACTCCGAGCAGTCGAGCCGTCTCGACACTTTCGGGGCCGAGCTGGCGGGCGGCTACGCCTCGGCGGAAGGCTTCCTGCGGCGCGTGACGCTCTCCTACGGCTACATCACGACCGACCGCAACGCGGATGTCATCGCCCGGAGCGCTATGGACTTCATGCGCCACAAGGCGGCATTGGCCGTCGAGGTGCGTTTCCTGCGGCGGATGTCGCTGGCGCTGACCGGCTCGGTCTACGACCGCAACGGCAGCTACACCCACTATCCGGTGGCGGGGGATGCCTCCGTCACCGAGGTCCGCAGCTACGAGCCCTATTTCCTGCTCGACGGGCGTCTGTCGTGGGAGAAGGGTATCTGCCGGCTCTATGTCGATGCCACGAACATCACCGACACCCGTTACTGCGACATCGGCGGCATTCGTCTGCCGGGTTTCTGGTGTACGGGCGGGGTGGTGCTGACCATCGGCCGCTGA
- a CDS encoding endonuclease/exonuclease/phosphatase family protein has product MKKTALLLLLAACFSMPAIAGDGPRPIKLISYNLRNSGARDGDNAWMKRRHATPQMIRQEAPDVFGVQEGLIDQLQYIDTECPQYARVGVGRDDGAEGGEIMAIYYLRDRFELVDSGTLWLSETPAEVSRGWDGACNRTMTWVELRDKNSGKEFFYFNTHLDHRGKIAREESVKLIVGEIQRIAGPKGTAVLGGDFNTPVDSPIFRPLAKYMKSVRDKAPKTDGKGTFNGFGSAPDTIVIDHLYWRGKLRCLSFTTLDGNYGAPFISDHYPIAMTFTL; this is encoded by the coding sequence ATGAAAAAAACCGCACTTCTGCTGCTCCTCGCAGCCTGTTTTTCCATGCCGGCAATCGCCGGCGACGGCCCGCGGCCGATCAAACTGATCTCCTACAACCTGCGCAACAGCGGCGCCCGGGACGGCGACAACGCCTGGATGAAACGCCGCCACGCCACGCCGCAGATGATCCGGCAGGAGGCGCCCGACGTATTCGGCGTGCAGGAGGGGCTGATCGACCAGCTGCAATACATCGACACCGAATGCCCGCAGTACGCCCGTGTCGGCGTGGGACGCGACGACGGAGCCGAAGGCGGCGAGATCATGGCGATCTACTACCTCCGCGACCGCTTCGAGTTGGTGGACAGCGGCACGCTGTGGCTCAGCGAAACCCCTGCCGAGGTGTCGCGGGGCTGGGACGGCGCCTGCAACCGCACGATGACATGGGTCGAACTGCGCGACAAAAATTCGGGCAAGGAGTTTTTCTACTTCAACACCCACCTCGACCACCGCGGCAAGATCGCCCGCGAAGAGTCCGTCAAACTGATCGTCGGCGAGATACAACGCATAGCAGGCCCGAAGGGCACGGCCGTGCTGGGCGGAGATTTCAACACCCCGGTTGACAGCCCGATCTTCAGACCGCTGGCCAAATACATGAAATCGGTCCGCGACAAGGCGCCGAAGACGGACGGCAAAGGGACCTTCAACGGATTCGGCTCGGCCCCCGACACGATCGTGATCGACCACCTCTACTGGCGGGGCAAGCTCAGGTGCCTGAGTTTCACGACGCTCGACGGCAACTACGGGGCGCCGTTCATCTCGGACCATTACCCGATCGCCATGACCTTCACGCTGTGA